Proteins from one Camelina sativa cultivar DH55 chromosome 8, Cs, whole genome shotgun sequence genomic window:
- the LOC104708580 gene encoding uncharacterized protein LOC104708580, with product MGLNDKIEGSDDSCKKARVSCPPGLSTSDKTLFSEEEKPRRWSESSLPDVSNRVKLLSFGSASARLKRMTEERDEVSRSVNSSSNINLRERISVMFSRNIEWACLMKLGKQWLRDPLNMALFLWILVVAVSGAILFMVMTGMLNSVLPKKSQRDVWFEVNNQILNALFTLMCLYQHPKRFYHLVLLCRWKQDDVTTLRKIYCENGTYKPNEWVHMMVVVLLLHLNCFAQYGLCGLNLGYRRSERPPIGVAICISVAIAAPAAAGLYTVLSPLGKDYHPQGDEENQVQPVEEGPVTTNRKLSLERRYSFAASTDVSNPEWRGGILDIWEDISLAYLSLFCTFCVFGWNMERIGFGNMYVHIATFILFCLAPFFIFNLAAINIDNEMVREALGYTGIVLCLFGLLYGGFWRIQMRKRFKLPSYNFCCGRPAIADCTLWLFCCWCSLAQEVRTANSYEIVEDRFCKRREENSKIDEVLVSSLPREDGVFDPSYSPKEDMTTPITCLGGKSDEALSPPSPPFIHREGS from the coding sequence ATGGGTTTAAATGATAAGATTGAAGGATCTGATGATAGTTGTAAAAAAGCTAGGGTTTCATGTCCTCCTGGTCTCTCAACATCTGATAAGACTCTGTTTAGTGAAGAAGAGAAACCTAGGAGATGGTCGGAGAGTTCGTTGCCTGATGTCTCTAATAGGGTTAAGCTTCTGAGTTTTGGTTCTGCTTCTGCTAGATTGAAGAGAATGACAGAGGAAAGAGATGAGGTTTCACGCTCAGTTAACAGCTCAAGCAACATAAATCTCCGGGAAAGAATCAGTGTGATGTTTTCTCGGAACATAGAGTGGGCTTGCTTGATGAAATTAGGTAAGCAATGGCTTAGAGACCCTCTTAACATGGCTCTTTTCTTGTGGATCCTTGTGGTTGCTGTCTCTGGTGCGATTCTCTTCATGGTTATGACTGGTATGTTGAACAGTGTTTTGCCCAAGAAATCACAGAGAGATGTCTGGTTTGAAGTTAACAACCAAATCCTCAACGCGTTGTTTACTCTGATGTGTTTGTATCAACACCCGAAACGGTTTTATCATCTAGTGCTTCTCTGTAGATGGAAGCAAGATGATGTTACAACGCTTAGGAAGATTTACTGCGAGAACGGGACTTACAAGCCAAACGAATGGGTACACATGATGGTTGTTGTTCTTTTGCTTCACTTGAACTGTTTCGCTCAGTATGGGCTATGCGGTCTTAACTTAGGGTATAGAAGATCCGAGAGACCCCCCATTGGTGTAGCTATTTGCATATCTGTTGCAATAGCAGCTCCTGCGGCTGCAGGTTTATACACTGTTCTTAGTCCACTTGGGAAAGATTATCATCCTCAAGGAGACGAGGAGAATCAAGTGCAGCCTGTGGAAGAAGGACCGGTTACTACTAATCGCAAGTTATCTCTTGAAAGGAGATATTCATTTGCTGCTTCTACAGACGTGAGTAATCCTGAATGGAGAGGTGGGATTCTTGATATATGGGAAGATATTTCATTGGCTTATCTCTCACTGTTCTGCACTTTCTGTGTGTTTGGTTGGAACATGGAGAGGATTGGGTTTGGGAACATGTATGTGCACATTGCTACTTTTATTCTCTTCTGTTTGGCTCCTTTCTTTATATTCAACTTGGCTGCTATAAACATCGATAACGAGATGGTGAGGGAGGCACTTGGATATACCGGCATTGTGCTTTGCTTGTTTGGTTTGCTATATGGTGGTTTTTGGAGAATACAGATGAGGAAAAGATTCAAGTTACCGAGCTATAACTTCTGTTGCGGGAGACCTGCTATTGCTGATTGTACGCTCTGGTTATTCTGTTGTTGGTGCTCTTTGGCTCAAGAAGTCCGGACCGCGAATTCTTATGAAATAGTGGAGGATAGATTCtgcaaaagaagagaagaaaatagtAAGATTGATGAGGTTCTGGTATCTTCATTGCCTCGTGAAGATGGTGTGTTTGATCCGAGTTACTCACCTAAGGAGGACATGACCACGCCGATAACTTGCTTGGGAGGTAAAAGTGATGAAGCTCTAAGTCCACCTTCTCCTCCATTCATACACAGAGAAGGTAGTTAG
- the LOC104708582 gene encoding peroxidase 52: protein MASNQLISILVLVVTLLLQGNNNNVVEAQLTTTFYSTSCPNLLSTVQTAVKSAVRSEARMGGSILRLFFHDCFVNGCDGSILLDDTSSFTGEQNANPNRNSARGFNVIDNIKSAVEKACPGVVSCADILAIAARDSVVALGGPNWNVKVGRRDARTASQAAANSNIPAPTSSLSQLISSFSAVGLSTRDMVALSGAHTIGQSRCTSFRARIYNETNINAAFATTRQRTCPRATGSGDGNLAPLDVTTAASFDNNYFKNLVAQKGLLHSDQVLFNGGSTDSIVRGYSNNPSSFSSDFTAAMIKMGDISPLTGSSGEIRKMCGRTN from the exons ATGGCTTCAAATCAACTTATTTCAATTCTAGTTCTCGTGGTTACACTTTTACTCCAAGGTAATAACAATAACGTCGTCGAAGCCCAACTCACGACTACTTTCTATTCAACTTCTTGCCCTAACCTCCTCTCCACCGTCCAAACCGCCGTCAAATCTGCCGTTAGAAGCGAGGCTCGCATGGGTGGATCTATCCTCCGTCTTTTCTTCCACGATTGCTTCGTCAAC GGATGCGACGGTTCGATCTTACTAGATGACACATCGAGCTTCACGGGAGAACAAAACGCAAACCCGAACCGTAATTCCGCTCGCGGGTTTAATGTGatcgacaacatcaaatcagcGGTTGAGAAAGCATGTCCAGGTGTTGTGTCTTGTGCTGATATCTTAGCCATTGCAGCTAGAGACTCCGTCGTAGCT CTTGGAGGGCCTAATTGGAATGTGAAAGTAGGAAGAAGAGATGCAAGAACGGCGAGCCAAGCGGCAGCTAATAGTAACATTCCTGCGCCCACTTCGAGTCTGAGCCAACTCATTAGTAGTTTCAGTGCCGTTGGCCTATCCACCAGAGATATGGTTGCCCTCTCCG GCGCACACACGATCGGACAATCCCGTTGCACGAGCTTCAGAGCGAGAATCTACAACGAGACAAACATCAACGCAGCCTTCGCAACCACACGTCAACGAACTTGTCCTAGAGCCACCGGCTCCGGAGACGGAAACCTAGCTCCACTCGACGTGACCACGGCGGCTTCTTTCGACAACAACTACTTCAAGAACCTCGTGGCTCAAAAAGGTCTCCTACATTCCGACCAAGTGCTCTTCAACGGCGGCTCCACTGACTCCATCGTCCGTGGCTACAGCAACAACCCGTCGAGCTTTAGCTCCGACTTCACCGCGGCTATGATCAAGATGGGTGATATTAGCCCCTTGACTGGTAGTAGCGGTGAGATCCGCAAAATGTGCGGGAGGACCAACTGA
- the LOC104708581 gene encoding high mobility group B protein 7-like, which yields MAIRPRTRKRVQAVRRAADGSAFEKCEECGVMIAIALFDMHECCGEKRKEVKRFKYIAGGKVDNISKPFGSFEDEPRSPFVFFLEDFREKYNGNLVDASRICFNVWKNMSPEEQKPFNARAMEVDLAQSRKLNQEAKTIYKADDEADSKTVGIYDKFYESYVHHEEEEYDSSDHFGHEFWEDDTLLDY from the exons ATGGCGATTCGGCCGAGAACTCGTAAAAGGGTTCAAGCTGTTCGTCGTGCTGCTGATGGAAGCGCTTTTGAGAAATG tGAAGAATGTGGTGTTATGATAGCGATTGCTCTGTTTGATATGCACGAGTGCTGCGGTGAGAAAAGAAAGGAAGTGAAGAGATTCAAGTACATTGCGGGTGGCAAAGTCGATAATATCTCGAAACCATTCGGGAGCTTTGAAGATGAACCTAGATCACcattcgtcttcttctt AGAGGATTTTAGGGAAAAGTACAATGGAAACTTGGTGGATGCTAGCAGAATATGTTTCAATGTGTGGAAGAACATGTCACCAGAG GAACAAAAACCCTTCAATGCTCGTGCTATGGAGGTTGATTTGGCCCAAAGCAGAAAATTAAACCAAGAAGCTAAAACTATTTACAAG GCAGATGATGAGGCAGATTCGAAAACTGTTGGGATATATGACAAG TTTTATGAGAGCTACGTTCATCATGAAGAGGAGGAGTATGATTCATCTGATCATTTCGGACATGAGTTTTG GGAAGACGATACTCTGCTGGACTACTGA